One window of the Allosaccharopolyspora coralli genome contains the following:
- a CDS encoding NADH-quinone oxidoreductase subunit G, whose product MTVAPESKAQDTEQRPVPEGHVRLTIDGVEVDAPKGELLIRTAERIGTVIPRFCDHPLLDPAGACRQCLVEVEMNGRPMPKPQASCTITVADGMVVNTQKTSAVADKAQQGVMELLLINHPLDCPICDKGGECPLQNQALKHGRADSRFHDHKRTFAKPVSISSQVLLDRERCVLCQRCTRFSKQVAGDPFIELLERGAVQQIGIGEQQPFQSYFSGNTIQICPVGALTSSAYRFRSRPFDLVSTPGVCEHCSSGCATRTDWRRGKVMRRLAGDDPDVNEEWNCDKGRFAFTYATASDRFTRPMVRDADSGELRPSSWTEALRVAADGLVAARDGNGVGVLPGGRLTLEDAYAYSKFARVAARTHDIDFRARPHSDEELAFLGSTVVGTTPDSGGVTYADLEAAPAVVCAAFEPEEESPIVFLRLRKAARDRDTLVWHLGQWNSPGVEKTTEIAGPGSTLHTGGLIPCLPGGEAAALADLPSEVDDATRQPGAVLLLGERAATVPGLLSAALRFAERTGARVAWVPRRAGERGAIEAGALPTLLPGGRPVGDVAARNEIEQAWGLDSGSLPANPGRDLTGILEAAERGALSALVLGGVDPHDLPDPARADRALERVGFVVSLEMRPTAATEHADVVLPIAPAVEKSGTYLNWEGRSREFPQTIDAPGSLSDCRVLDTLAVEMDIDLFTQTPAAAAGEFGRLGAHTGPRPAAPDVAARREPAPGTGKAVLSTWHQLLDNGSMQDGEPALAGTARPVVARMSRRTARDVGLTAGDRAAVSSGSGTISLDVEFDEMPDAVVWIPENSGGSRVRRALGAVHGDVVGLAVAAALTPAETNGHHAPDELAHTENPAGAAVQGGTAPHERTTGPEGDTDTDGGRA is encoded by the coding sequence ATGACGGTGGCACCCGAATCGAAAGCCCAGGACACCGAGCAGCGTCCGGTTCCGGAGGGGCATGTCCGGCTGACGATCGACGGCGTGGAGGTCGACGCTCCGAAGGGCGAGCTGCTCATCCGCACCGCCGAGCGGATCGGCACCGTGATTCCGCGGTTCTGCGACCACCCGTTGCTCGATCCGGCGGGCGCGTGCAGGCAGTGCCTGGTCGAGGTCGAGATGAACGGCAGGCCGATGCCGAAGCCGCAGGCTTCGTGCACGATCACCGTGGCCGACGGAATGGTCGTCAACACCCAGAAGACCTCGGCGGTGGCGGACAAGGCGCAGCAGGGCGTGATGGAGCTGCTGCTCATCAACCACCCGCTGGACTGCCCGATCTGCGACAAGGGCGGTGAGTGCCCGTTGCAGAACCAGGCGCTCAAGCACGGGCGGGCCGATTCCCGGTTCCACGACCACAAGCGCACGTTTGCGAAGCCGGTGTCGATCTCCTCGCAGGTGCTGCTGGACCGGGAACGGTGCGTGCTGTGCCAGCGCTGCACCCGGTTCTCCAAGCAGGTCGCGGGCGACCCGTTCATCGAACTGCTGGAACGCGGCGCGGTGCAGCAGATCGGGATCGGCGAGCAGCAGCCGTTCCAGTCGTACTTCTCGGGCAACACCATCCAGATCTGCCCGGTGGGTGCGTTGACGAGTTCGGCGTACCGGTTCCGGTCCCGGCCGTTCGACCTGGTGTCGACTCCCGGTGTGTGCGAACACTGTTCGTCGGGTTGTGCCACGCGCACGGACTGGCGGCGCGGCAAGGTGATGCGTCGCCTCGCAGGCGACGACCCCGACGTCAACGAGGAATGGAACTGTGACAAGGGACGGTTCGCGTTCACCTACGCCACCGCCTCGGACCGCTTCACCCGCCCGATGGTGCGGGACGCCGACAGCGGTGAGTTGCGTCCGTCGTCCTGGACCGAGGCGCTGCGGGTGGCCGCCGACGGCCTCGTCGCCGCGCGTGACGGCAACGGTGTCGGAGTGCTGCCCGGCGGCCGGTTGACGCTCGAGGACGCCTACGCGTACTCGAAGTTCGCCCGTGTGGCGGCGCGAACCCACGACATCGACTTCCGTGCCCGTCCGCACTCGGACGAGGAGCTCGCGTTCCTCGGGTCCACTGTGGTCGGAACGACACCGGACTCCGGCGGGGTGACCTACGCCGACCTCGAAGCCGCACCGGCGGTGGTGTGCGCCGCGTTCGAGCCGGAGGAGGAGTCGCCGATCGTCTTCCTGCGGCTGCGCAAGGCGGCACGCGACCGTGACACGTTGGTCTGGCACCTGGGGCAGTGGAACTCACCGGGCGTCGAGAAGACCACCGAGATCGCAGGACCCGGCTCGACCCTGCACACCGGCGGACTGATTCCCTGCCTGCCGGGCGGAGAGGCCGCCGCGCTCGCCGACCTTCCGTCCGAAGTGGACGATGCGACCCGACAGCCGGGCGCGGTGCTGTTGCTCGGGGAGCGCGCCGCGACCGTTCCCGGACTGCTGTCGGCGGCGTTGCGCTTCGCCGAGCGGACCGGCGCCCGGGTGGCGTGGGTCCCCCGCCGCGCCGGGGAGCGAGGCGCGATCGAGGCCGGAGCGTTGCCGACGCTGCTGCCGGGAGGCCGTCCCGTGGGTGACGTCGCGGCACGCAACGAGATCGAGCAGGCCTGGGGCCTCGACAGCGGGTCGCTGCCTGCGAACCCCGGTCGCGACCTGACGGGCATCCTCGAGGCAGCCGAGCGTGGTGCCCTGTCGGCGTTGGTTCTCGGCGGTGTCGATCCGCACGACCTGCCGGACCCGGCTCGCGCCGACCGTGCGCTGGAGCGCGTCGGGTTCGTGGTGAGTCTGGAGATGCGCCCCACGGCGGCCACCGAGCACGCCGACGTGGTGCTGCCGATCGCGCCCGCCGTCGAGAAGTCCGGGACGTACCTCAACTGGGAGGGCCGTTCCCGGGAGTTCCCGCAGACCATCGACGCCCCCGGTTCGCTCTCGGACTGCCGGGTGCTCGACACCCTCGCGGTCGAGATGGACATCGACCTGTTCACCCAGACCCCGGCCGCGGCGGCGGGCGAGTTCGGCCGCCTCGGGGCACACACCGGCCCGCGTCCGGCGGCACCGGACGTCGCCGCGCGGCGGGAGCCCGCCCCCGGGACCGGCAAAGCGGTTCTGTCGACGTGGCACCAGCTTCTCGACAACGGCTCCATGCAGGACGGCGAGCCTGCGCTGGCGGGCACCGCGCGGCCGGTGGTCGCGCGGATGTCGCGGCGCACCGCGCGCGACGTCGGCCTCACGGCGGGCGACCGGGCCGCCGTGAGCTCCGGCTCCGGGACGATCAGTCTCGACGTCGAGTTCGACGAGATGCCGGACGCGGTCGTGTGGATTCCGGAGAACTCCGGCGGATCCCGGGTGCGACGGGCGCTGGGTGCGGTGCACGGCGACGTGGTCGGCCTCGCGGTGGCGGCGGCACTGACACCCGCCGAGACGAACGGGCACCACGCGCCGGACGAACTGGCGCACACCGAGAACCCGGCCGGTGCCGCAGTCCAGGGCGGCACCGCCCCGCACGAGCGGACGACGGGCCCCGAGGGCGACACCGACACCGACGGGGGTAGGGCATGA
- the nuoE gene encoding NADH-quinone oxidoreductase subunit NuoE produces the protein MTEQFDFTTTEHVVTPTSQEQAFSEATRAEAHAIVARYPESRSALLPMLHLVQSVEGYVSKVGIEFCAEQLALSVAEVSAVATFYTMYKRSPCGQHLVSVCTNTLCAALGGDEIYKKLGEHLGVGHDETAGEPGAEGSITFEHAECLAACDFGPVLQVNYEYYDNQTTESATELVKSLQRGEKPAPTRGAPLTDLRTVERQLAGFFDGDEPAANDGPSSATETLRGARLAQDEGWTAPAMPESAEFPPVPERK, from the coding sequence ATGACCGAACAGTTCGACTTCACCACCACCGAGCACGTGGTGACGCCGACCTCGCAGGAGCAGGCCTTCTCCGAGGCGACGCGTGCCGAGGCGCACGCGATCGTGGCGCGGTACCCGGAGTCCCGCTCGGCGCTGCTGCCGATGTTGCACCTGGTGCAGTCGGTCGAGGGGTACGTGAGCAAGGTCGGCATCGAGTTCTGCGCCGAGCAGCTCGCACTGTCGGTCGCCGAGGTCAGCGCGGTCGCCACCTTCTACACGATGTACAAGCGCAGTCCCTGTGGCCAGCACTTGGTGAGTGTCTGCACGAACACGCTGTGCGCGGCGCTGGGCGGCGACGAGATCTACAAGAAGCTCGGCGAGCACCTCGGCGTCGGGCACGACGAGACGGCGGGCGAGCCGGGTGCGGAGGGGTCGATCACCTTCGAGCACGCCGAGTGTCTCGCCGCGTGCGATTTCGGCCCGGTGCTGCAGGTCAACTACGAGTACTACGACAACCAGACGACCGAGTCGGCCACGGAACTGGTGAAGTCGTTGCAGCGCGGGGAGAAACCGGCGCCGACGCGCGGAGCGCCGTTGACCGATCTCCGCACCGTCGAACGTCAGCTCGCCGGGTTCTTCGACGGCGACGAGCCCGCCGCGAACGACGGCCCGTCCTCGGCGACCGAGACCCTGCGCGGCGCTCGGCTGGCTCAGGACGAGGGCTGGACGGCCCCGGCCATGCCCGAGAGCGCGGAGTTCCCGCCCGTTCCGGAGAGGAAGTGA
- the nuoF gene encoding NADH-quinone oxidoreductase subunit NuoF encodes MTDATVSRPGERDVDPVTPVLTKRWLSPNSWTLETYEQLEGYTALRKALQAHPDQIIELVKASGLRGRGGAGFPAGVKWGFMPKENADGRTARPHYLVINADEGEPGTCKDIPLMMADPHSLVEGVIIACYAMRSHFSAIYVRGEALHCIRRLHAAVREAYDAGYLGEDILGSGFDCDVVVHAGAGAYICGEETALLDSLEGKRGQPRLKPPFPAAAGLYACPTTVNNVETIASVPFIVNGGSDWFRRMGSEKSPGPKIYSISGHVERPGQYEAPLGTTLRQLLELAGGMKDGVPLKFWTPGGSSTPLFTAEHLDVPLDFEGAAEAGSMLGTTAVQVFNETVSVPWAVMKWTQFYEHESCGKCTPCREGTFWLAQVLERMVDGNGTEEDIDTLLDVCDNVLGRSFCALGDGAVSPITSGIKYFREEFLALCRKNAGTNADETAGDPALVGAAR; translated from the coding sequence ATGACCGACGCAACTGTCTCCCGGCCCGGTGAACGGGACGTCGATCCGGTGACTCCGGTGCTGACGAAGCGCTGGCTGTCCCCGAACTCCTGGACGCTCGAGACCTACGAGCAGCTGGAGGGCTACACCGCACTGCGCAAGGCTCTGCAGGCGCACCCGGACCAGATCATCGAGCTGGTGAAGGCATCGGGACTGCGCGGCCGCGGTGGCGCCGGGTTCCCGGCCGGCGTGAAGTGGGGCTTCATGCCGAAGGAGAACGCGGACGGCCGCACCGCCAGGCCGCACTACCTCGTCATCAACGCCGACGAGGGAGAACCCGGAACCTGCAAGGACATTCCGCTGATGATGGCGGACCCGCACTCACTCGTCGAGGGTGTGATCATCGCCTGCTACGCGATGCGGTCGCACTTCTCGGCGATCTACGTGCGGGGCGAGGCGCTGCACTGCATTCGCCGGTTGCACGCCGCGGTGCGGGAGGCCTACGACGCCGGCTATCTGGGCGAGGACATTCTCGGGTCCGGCTTCGACTGCGACGTCGTGGTGCACGCCGGTGCCGGTGCCTACATCTGCGGCGAGGAGACGGCGCTGCTGGACTCGCTCGAGGGTAAGCGGGGCCAGCCCCGGCTCAAGCCGCCGTTCCCGGCCGCCGCCGGGCTGTACGCGTGCCCGACGACGGTGAACAACGTCGAGACGATCGCGTCGGTGCCGTTCATCGTCAACGGCGGCTCGGACTGGTTCCGCCGGATGGGCAGCGAGAAGTCGCCGGGACCGAAGATCTACTCGATCTCCGGGCACGTGGAGCGCCCCGGCCAGTACGAGGCGCCGCTGGGGACGACGCTGCGGCAGCTGCTGGAACTCGCGGGCGGCATGAAGGACGGCGTGCCGCTGAAGTTCTGGACGCCGGGGGGTTCGTCCACTCCGCTGTTCACCGCCGAGCACCTCGACGTGCCACTGGATTTCGAGGGCGCGGCCGAGGCCGGGTCGATGCTGGGAACCACGGCCGTGCAGGTCTTCAACGAGACCGTGTCGGTGCCGTGGGCGGTGATGAAGTGGACGCAGTTCTACGAGCACGAGTCCTGCGGCAAGTGCACTCCCTGCCGGGAGGGCACGTTCTGGCTGGCGCAGGTGCTGGAGCGCATGGTCGACGGCAACGGCACCGAGGAGGACATCGACACGCTCCTCGACGTCTGCGACAACGTGCTCGGCCGGTCGTTCTGCGCGCTCGGCGACGGTGCGGTCAGCCCGATCACCAGCGGCATCAAGTACTTCCGCGAGGAGTTCCTCGCACTGTGCCGGAAGAACGCAGGCACGAACGCCGATGAGACTGCCGGGGACCCGGCATTGGTTGGAGCGGCCCGATGA